The genomic region CCTTACCCGATCCGCGCCCCGTCCTGCATGAACTGCATCGCCTGTTAAAGCCAGGAGGTTTGCTGTTATGTAATATTCCTGGCTTTGAAGACAGTATTGCCGACATTGATATGGAGGCGATCGGGGAAAATCAGTATCTCTATCAGGGGCGATATTTCTACCGCTTTGTCTATCAAGATGAAGCGATCGCCCTCTTAGAATCTTGTGGCTTTCAAATGATTCATCATCAGCTTTGCTCATGGGTAGAGGCGGCCCATCCATCGTTCCGCAGTGATGCCCATACGCACTCAAGCTATGTATTTCTGGTTGAGAAAGCCGGTTGACCTCATTCTCCGCTATGAGGGTGCAAGAATAGCCTTCACCTCTTCCACCACACGACGTTTGCTGGCTAGTAAATGCTCTCGGATGGCTTGGATCGCTTCTTCAGTCTGCTGGTGGGTGATCGCCTGATAAACCCGTTGATGTTCGGTATTGATATCTAGGACTCGGGGATTGTGGTGGGTAGTGCGAATGCGTAGGAGGGTCATCTTACTAAAGACCTGATCGAGTAGCCCCAGGAGACATAAATTACCGGAGCTTTCAGCAATTAGACGATGGAAGCGATAATCTAAGTCCAGCATCTGAGATCCTAGATCAACCGATGGCTTTTGCTGAACTAAGGCTCCTGACTCGTTCAAATAGTACTCAAATTGGCGTAATTGCTCCGGCTTAATCCACTGACAGGCTTCAGTGACAGCCAAGGTTTCCAGGGCAATCCGGCAATCATACAAATGCTCAGCTTCGCGAGCGGAGATAGTTGTAACCCTCAGCCATCCGTTACCATCAGCCGTCACCAGCTCTTCTTGCTGAAGTTGGCGAATGGCTTCTCGAATAGGAGTGCGGCTCACTTTAAGATGACTGGCAATTTGAGTTTCTATCAAGCGATCGCCAGGCAATAACTCGCCGGATAAAATACTGCCTCGCAGAGCATCGTAGGTTTGCTCTGACAACGACTTTTGACGCTGAACGACCTGGTTGATCATTCCCAAGATCACAACTCCTAACTGATCTAATAGAAGAGAGTGGGCAATGGCATGATAAGGTTTTACCCTAATACAGGATTGCTACCTAGTATAACCATCCCATGGTCTAAGACGATGACTGGCAGCTTTTCGTCACATACTGCTTTTCGTCACATACCCTAGGACTACAATAGCCTGCACCCGAATAGCCTGTACCCGTCAACCCTTGATAAATGTAGAACGTCCGATAGAGTGACTAATGCTATGGTAACGGAAAATGTTGCCATAAACTGTCGCTAAGCCTAACTCAAGGCTTGCCCCTAATGGAGGATTTGGGAGAGAAACTGCTGGGTGCGCTGATGCTTTGGATGGGTGAAGAACTCTTGGGGGGTAGCCTCTTCCACAAGCTGCCCCTCAGCCATCAGCACAATGCGATCGGCGACTTCTCGGGCAAAGCCTACCTCATGGGTAACACACACCATGGTCATCCCTGATTGGGCTAAGGAACGCATGGCGTCCAACACCTCTCGCACCATCTCCGGATCGAGCGCTGAGGTGGGTTCATCGAATAGCATAATTTTGGGCTGCATGGCCAAGGCACGAGCGATCGCCACCCGCTGCTGCTGCCCCCCGGATAGTTGTCCTGGATACTTATGGGCTTGATCTAAAATTCCTACTCGCTCTAGTAATTCTGCTGCAATGTCTTTGGCCTGTTGTTTACTCCAGCGGCGTACCTCCATGGGGGCAAGAGTAACATTATCCAATACGCTTAAATGGGGAAATAAATTAAACTGTTGAAATACCATACCTACTTCCCTACGAATCGCCTCTACATTTTTCATCTTGGGCGTGAGGGCAATTCCATCGACCTCAATGCTACCCTTTTGAAAAGGTTCTAGTGCATTAAAGGTTCGGATAAACGTAGATTTGCCGGAGCCAGATGGCCCCATGATCACCACAACTTCGCCACGCTGAACGGTCAAACTAACCCCCTTCAAAACATGGAAATCATTGCTGTACCATTTCTCGACCTGATGGGCAATGATGGCAGGGGTACCATCGGCAATGGAATGAGATGAAATGGATTGGGAAGGCTGTACCATAGTTCTGTCCTAGTGAGACGTAAAATTAAGTTACAATACTAAGTCCTTGCTTGACTTGACGCCATAGGTCTTCAATTAAGTCTTCAATCTTGATCAAGTAAGCTGTGATGCTGATAAAAAAGCATTCTATGCGTTCCACAACCTGTTGGGAAGCTAGGATGTTTAATCAGTATGGCTACGAACTCGCTGAACTGGTTCATGAGCGATCGCTAGCGTTGCTGAATCGATAGATGATTTGCCCTCATCCCTAACCCTTATCTCCAAGGGGAAGAGAGCTAGAACTCTTCTCCCCTATCTTTAGAGCTAGGGCAGATTTAGGACGTCATACCTGCTTCAGCAACGCTCGATCGCTTGCCTAGAAGGCAGGAATTTGAAGGGGTTCACCGAACCACTCTTGGGATAGCGTCTCAAATTCACCGGAGAATCGTTTGTGACGGATAAAAACATTGACCCATTGCAGCATATCAAGATCGCCTCGACGCATACCGATGTAGCAGGGAGAGTTTTTCATCACGAACAAATTTTGTAGATCAGCCGTTGGGTTGTCCTGAATGACCTTGCCAGCAATCGTATTTCCTGTGGCGATTAAATCAACCTGACCTGCTAACAATGCGGAAACTGTAATGCTGTTATCCTCAAATCGCTTGATTTCCACTCCTTCAGGAGCCTTATCGGTGACTTCTAGATCTTCTAAAGAACCTTGAGTAACCCCAACACTGTAACCTGATAGATCGCTGTAGTCAGAAATGTCAGCGCTAGATGGGCCATAGACACCGGAGAAAAATGGTGCATAGGGGATGGACGAAAAGTAGATGGATTTAGCCCGTTCTGGGGTAGCACCTAGGCTAGAAATGACTAAATCTGCTCGATTAGTTTGCAGGTAGGGAATTCGGTTGGTACTGGTGACGGGCACCAATTCTAAGTTAACCTCTAGGGCTTCAGCAATAAGTTTTGCAACCTCAATGTCATAGCCTTGAGGCTGTCCATCTGCACCCATTGATCCAAAGGGAGGGGAATCTTGGGGAACTGCTATTTTAACTACCCCTGTACTCAGGATTTGATCAAGCGTGTTGCCTACGGCCACCTCCCCAGCAGACGATGAACTATCCGATGGATCTACAGCGACTTGCTGAGCAGTGATGGATCCGGTAGAACAAGAAACGATGCTAACCGTGAAAAGCAGGCTAATTCCAGTAATAACGGCAGTCTTAAGCCATGTTTGAGGTAGGTTTAACTGAGTGGAAAAGCGTTTGACGATAGCGCTAAGGGCTTGAATCATGATGGGTAATCCTAATAATGGAACGTAAGTGATAGTTGACGTACGAAGACCGGGCTGTACTAACGACGAGATGCATTAGTTGCCATAGGTGAACTGTTTTTCCAGACGTTTACTCCATAAAGAGAGGGGAAAGCATAGGCAGAAATAGATCACAGCAGCTATGGAATAAACCAAGAAAGGCTGAAAGGTGATATTGCTGATAGATGATGCGGAGCGGGTCAACTCGATGAAGCCAATCACTGAAGCTAGGGAGGTTCCTTTGATAACCTGTACGGCAAACCCTACGGTTGAGGGAATAGACATACGAATGGCCTGAGGGAGGATAATGCGCCGTAGCTGTTTGGGGTAGCTAAGTCCTAGGGAACGGGAGGCATCCCATTGACCGTGAGGTACAGCTTCTACAGATCCACGCCAGATATCGGCTAAGAAAGCACTGCTATAAGTTGTCAGGGCGATCGCGGCTGATAGCCATGGAGATAGATTAAGATCGAAGACGACGGATAGCCCGAAAAAAACAAGAAATAACTGCATGAGCAGAGGCGTGGCTTCGAAAAGCTCAATATATAGAATGCTAAGCGATCGCAGCCATGGATTAGGGGAAATACGCAGCAGCATGATCAAGAAACCTGCCAGACCACCGCCCACGAAGGCGATCGCTGATAGAGCTATCGTCCATCGGGTTGCTATTAATAGGTTGACTAAAATTTGGGAAAGGGTGAAGTCTTGCATGATAGATCGCTATTGAGATACCTAAACCACTGAATATATTGACTCCTAGCGGATATATTGCGTAAATGCAAAAAAACGGCGCTGGACTAAAAAGGCGATCGCTTTCAAACACCACACCAAGGCTACATAGATCAACGAAATGGCCAGATAGATTTCAAAACTGCGGAAGGTGCGAGACTGCAAATAATTACCAACAAATGTTAGTTCTTCGGCTGAAATCTGTGACACTACACTACTGAATAGCACAGCGATCACAATCTGACTAACTAGGGCAGGATAAATATTGCCCAATGCTGGAATCAAAACAATATGACGAAATATCTGAAATGGCTTAAACCCTAGGGCTAAACCAGCCTCAACTTGTCCTTTAGCGATTCCTTCTATTCCAGCCCGCACAATCTCTGTAGCATAGGCACCAAAGTTGATGGCCAGGGCCAATACTGCGGCTTGCCAGGGCGACATGCGCACACCAATGCTGGGTAAACCAAAGAAAAAGAAGAAGAGCTGAATCAGAAATGGAGTATTGCGGAAAAACTCCACGTAAGCGATCGCAATTCCATTGGCAATACGATTGTCGGATGTGCGACCAATGGCTCCTAGGATGCCGAGGAGCAACCCAAAGGCGATCGCCACACCGGTAATCTGAAACGTCAACCAGACTCCTTGTATAAAGAGTCCCGCATTGTTCCATACCACCGAAAACTGGGGGTTATAGTCCATGCCCACCTCTCGATTTCTGTATGCTGTGTACTGTATACAAAATGACTGTGGGTTTTTTGTGGGTTGGGATACCGTTTGGACTTGATTTGTTCAATAAATGATGACCTGTGAAGTGATGACCTGTGAAGACGATCCAGATAGCAAGGCTTGCTGCGCCATGGATTGAGTTCTACTAAAGCGATCGCGCCTACAGTGTTGCAAGACAGAAAAACGAAGATAGAAGAACGAAGAGAAATCTCAGAGTATTAGTGATAGGGTGCAGCAACCCGTAATGCCTGTAGAAATGTTTAGTCTAATTCAGCTCCTCAAAGGGTGTGTCTGCAACTTGAATGATCGTTGCTGAATGAGGCCATGCCATCGAAATGCGAACCATTAAGATCGTGGGAGCGTTTCGCTCACGGTTCTTGAGCGCAGCCTGTACGCGATTCAGCAACGCCTAGTCCGAATGCCCATATGGCTCCACACCATGATCGAACGCATGGTTCATGGCGGCAGGCCCCCCACGAACTAAAAGTACCCGACTAGGGTACTGACATCCCTTAGCCTGATCTGCCACCTTGTATACAGATTGAATCAAGGCAAGCGACAGATAAATTAGTTCATCGTCTTTTGTCTGGTTCCTTCAAATTCGTTGTTAACACATAGAGGATATGACAATGACTGCAACACAAATCGCTCCAACGGCTATTTCGACCAACGGCGCACAGCCCCACAAGTCACTGACAGATACGGAAACCTATTCCAAGAATGTTCTAGGCCCAGTGTCCTTTACTCTGAGTAACCTGAATGTTCGTGGTTATGCCGGAGAACCTGAACCCCCTGTTCATGTGGCTCCTGAACAGTCTCAGTACATCATTGCATCGAATGAACAGTTTGAAGTAAGTGTTGATGTTGAATTCAACAACAGCCCTTTGGCGCAATTGATGATGTGTTTGGGCACTAAGGTGTCGGTGTGCTTCTCCTTTGAAGGTATTGGTGCAAAAGCGGTTGAACTGGATCTATCTGACGCGATCGTCACTGAAAAAGGTCGTACGCAGTACACCCTCAAGTGGGTGGGTACGCCTGATGCGGCTAAGCTCACTCCTGGATTCTATGCGATCGCTGCTGTAGCTACCGTTGGCCCTGTCGAACACTCCTGTGCGCCCAAGTGTGCGTTTGGGTTTGGTTATATCGCTAAGGTGCTGCTACAAATCTACAGCGCGTTTGAATGCTAAACCAGCTCAAGGACACCAGACGTTATGTAGCCTTCCTGCTGGTGTCTTAGCTAGGTAAACGACTTGGGGAGGAGCATGATCGTTCCTCCTCTTTCTTTCCCACAGAGCCATTGATATCTCCTGACTCTATCCGTTGAGCGATCGCTGAGGTGACTGCTCAACGGACTTTTTGGATGAATGCTAGTCAACACAGTAGTCAACACAGTAGTCAACACCGTTTGGAGAGGTGGATGGGATACTTATGCTACACTCAACTTTAAGGTTTAACCCACGTGAATGATGTCTGTTTCAAGCCAATCTCCGAGCCAATCTAGCGATCTATGGACGCTGTTCCACGAAAGACCCCATCTGCGGGTTAGCGATGGAGCGGCTGTTCCGTTATGGGAAGATGGTGAATCTGCCCCCTATTTTCTCATCCTCCTCTGGCCCCAGTTAGGCGATTTTGATAGTTTAGAATATGCCTGGTGGCTGCAACGGGATGCCCAACGGCTGCAGGATCTGGGGGTGGCTGTGCGTGCCATTGGCATTGGCGATCGCAACTCTGGGCAGCGATTTTGCACCTACACGGGGTTTCCGGCAGATTGTTTATGGGTGGATCCCACGGCAAGCCTACACCAGCAGCTCAGCCTGTACCCTGGACTTTCCCTCAAACCGCCCGGATTTTCCGCAGCCCAGCGAGCTTGGCTCAACCTTTTGCTGATGTGTGCAGGCATCGGTAGCCCTGGTACCTTAGCTGAAGTGTTCCGTGGTTATCGGGGCGATCGCCAAGCTCCACAGCTCATTGGCGATGATCAAGTTGTCCATGCGGCTCCGCTACCGCCGTTGAGAGGCTCTTGGTTTCAGTGGGCTGGAGGACAAGGGTTTCAGCGCCCTTTTGAGCTAGCAACTCTACGGCTCCGCAATATGGCAGAAGCGCTAGGACATTGGACAACCTACGTACCCAAAGCTGACTATTTAACGCAGCGGGGGGCAACTTTTCTTTTTGATGCCCAGGGACATCTGCTGTATGAACATCGCGATCGCGCCATCTTGGGTTTTTCTGAAACGATGAGCAATCCGCTTGATTTTCTTTCGGCTGTGTCGATGAATCAGGCTGATTCTGGTGTTGCTGAATCGCCTACAGGCTGCGCTCAGGAACCGTGAGCGAGATGCTCCCACGATCTGGATGGTTCACATTTCGATGGCATCGCCTCGTTCAGCAACGCCCGAAATACTACTACTACTCAGCAACACCCGAGATGGATACTAGACTTTATCGGAATTAGGAAAAGCAATCAGTTCTTAGCCTGAAACCAATTGATCTGATGGCTACTACATTCACTACATTCATTTGGATGTCGAGCAACTCATTGCTGATAAAGTCTACTATCCCCGCTGTTTAGACAAGATTGAGGGTTTGGCGCAGTCGAGTTTGGTCACTACTGCTGATTTTGAAGCGACCGTTTTCAACATCGCGAATCCAGCTCTGGCTTTTGCCAAGACGCTCGGCCAGTGCCCGTTGACTGAGATTCAGTTGCTGACGAGCAGCTTTGATGACGTGACTGGATAGGGGATGGGCATGAACTGTGGATGATTTGCTCTGGCGGCGATGTTTGGTGCGGGGCCGTCGCAGGCTCTGCTGCCACTCTTCTGACAACTCAAATCCTAGAATCCGTGCATTGAGCAATCGTTGCCACTTGTTCCGAGGTGCAATATCTGTGAGGCTGAGGGCTTGGTTGGCGTCGTTCGTCCAAAATTCTAGAGCATCATCCGCATCATCCGGAATATCTGCAACCCTTGCCCAAAGGGGTTGAATATCAGATCCGTAGGTATCTGGATCAAACTGTGGCTTGAGTCCGTAATGGTAGATGGCTTCCAAGTCACTTTCAAAGGTTTTGAGTAAGCGCTTGTGGGCTCCGCGAATGGTCATCGCATCGGATAGCCGTTGATTTCCGTAGGCAATGCGCAGTAATGTCCGGACTGTGACGCGGTGATCGCCCCCTAGACGCAGCTTGAAGACAAGCCACAGCAGTAGCCGTACGGCTCCCTCATGCTGCTGCCAGTTTCCCATCACTTCTGTGAGCAGTGACTGAGGTAAGGTACCGTATTGATAAAAAGCGGTTTGTTTACGGTAGTCTTGCTTGTTTAGAAAATGCTTGGCCCAGTCGCCAGTTTGAATGCTGAACCCCAGACCAATGAGGTGGCGATAGCCTTGGTCGTCGATGTCAAAGTAATATTGGGTATCCAGCAACTGCCACACGGGCTGTTCGGGAATTGAGAATCCTGGCACTTTGCCTTGACGTGGCCAGTCTAGAGTGACCAACAGTTGGCAGGCTTGATACACTAAGTCTTTGATTAAGGTAAGCTTTGCCAGTTTTGTGAGGTCTTTGCGTTTGTGAAGTCCTAGGTATTGTTCGATATGTTGATCATTGAGGATAAAGGGCGTTTCCCAAGGACAGTTAAGTGTTGTAGCATAGGCGGCAAAGATCAGATGAATACAGACGGCACGAATATCAAAGTTGCCTAGGGCAGCCGTTCCCAAACTATAGGCCATCGGCGGCGAGTCTGGTAATTCTGGATTGGAGGATAGGCGAAACTGAATATTTCCCTGACCTCGGTGGATGCTGCGTTGGTAGCACAAGTGATCATGGTCATCAGCATACCAAGACAGCGACTCTCGTTGAGCCAAAATGTTGCTAGCTTCCCAGACCACCATGGAGGAGGCAAAGGGCGTCGTTTTACCATTGAGAAAGATTTCGTGGATGGCGGCGGGTAGCAGGGTACTTCTGTTGCGCCCTTTTTTGGCGGGGAGCGGCGTTACCGAGCTAACCGCACAAACGTCCACGCAGCGAGGAGTATCTACATCTGGGCAGCGATCGCACAAGGTTGGATCGATCCAGTAACCAGCGTCAGTGGTCTTAACTGCGCCGTTTGGGCAGCTTGAATGACATTGATCGCAGGCAATACAGCTTGCTTTAACGGCATACGTCATCACTAAGTCCCCCTGTTGAGCTCATTACTCTACTAGGGATAACAATCTATATGTTTAAGTTTTATGCTTCTGAATACGTTTTAATGATCTCTTCGCTATCGTTTTGAATAAGTTTATGGTAAACTTCCCTTAAATATTTTGTGTATCTAAAGTTACCTTTTTGCTGCGATTTGTGTGGTGAAACTCTGACTCTATTGCAAATGTGTAGTAATTAGCAATGGAAGTTGATAAAGGCGTAAGTAACGCGTTACATTGTCTGGATACGACAACAAACGTTAGATCTAGATAAGACTCTATGCAATGCATTGAAGCTATTGGATAGAGTTTAGTCAAGGTTGACCCTCTAGAACAGTCATCCTATCAGGGCATTGCTGAATCGATAGATGATTTGCTCTCATCCCCAACCCTTCTCCCCAGGGAGAACGGAGCTAGAACTCCTGTTTCCTCTCCGTAGGGAGAGGGCTAGGGAGAGGGCGGATTGAGCCATTCATACTTGTTTCAGCAACGCCCCTATCAGTTCTGCTAGCCTGTTATCCCCAGAACTCAGCTTCTTTCTTGAACCTTCGATGACGTAGGATTCAGGTGGCGATCGAGCAGGGCAGATAGCCGGGGGATTTTGACTCGGTTGTAGCGGTGCCGACCGGGCATCACGGTTAAGGTAGGTGCATCGGAACAACGCTTTTGGCAGCCGGTGTATTGAATCTCGACCTGGTGGTGCAGATTGCGATCGCGTAAGGCTTGTTTGAGTGCCGTGACCATCTCCTGCCCGCCGCGTTTTTGGCAGCCAGATTTACGGCATACCTGTAGCTTGATGTGCTGAACAGGTAATGGCGGGGTGCAGGGTACAGGGTTGGCTGGAAGAGCGGTTACAGGGATTGTGGGTTGTATCCTAGGCAAGGTCAAAACTTGATAGGCTTTGAGCTTGATCACGCCAGTTTTTGTATCCCAATGGCTACGACCAATACAGTGAAGGCGATCGCCTGCTTGAAGATGCGATCGCCAAGGGCCGCGCAATTCTTTCCGCAGTTTGATAGCCAGTATCTCGCCCTCCACCTCCAGCCGCATCATTTTGGCTGTTGCTGGGCTATCCCCCAAGAAATCAATAAAAGTGCCGTCAAGATTAAACATCCAGGGGGGAAGCAGATTTGGGTCAGCCATAACGAATCTCCTGTGATAGTGGGTCTTCAATCTTGTAAAATCTCAGAATGCTCGGAATGCTCAGAGCGTGGCGTCTTTGGGCGGTTCTGAATAGCGGTATGATTTTGCAACCTATTGTGTGGCGTTTCAGATCCTGTTGCTAGGGCTCATGTTCTAGTGCAGCTCAGATCCTGTTGCTACGGCTCATGTTCTAGTGTGGCAATCCCCGTTTGAACTAATTTAACTTTCTAGCCTCTACGGTTTGAGGCGTAGTAATGGGTTCACTCAATCCTGAAATCGATAGCTCCCAGCCATTCGACAAGGTCAATCGTTGGGTATTTTCCTCTTGACGTTGGGCAATGACTTCTTCCTCTAGGTCTTTTTTGGCTACATAAACCAAGAGCTTGCCGGCGGCGTTAGTACGGAGCATTACTTTCATGGTGCAGGTATGGTAATGGGGTATGGAGGTTAGAGTGATGATGGTAGATGGTAGATCGATGATGGTAGATGCTAGATGTAGCCATGGTCATGCTGTTTAGAGCCTGTGGCATTGAATCCCCGGCGATCGCTGCTCCCCTACCTAGAGAAGCAGCATGATCGTGATAGATCGGGATCAGCCGGTGGATCGACAGCCTTGCATGGGTAGCGATCGCTCGGTTGCTGAACGCTATAGGGCAGAGTCGCTTCAGTAAGGTTTACGGGTCTCTGTTGGAGAACGGTTGGGATGGGTTAGATCTAGGTGAGGAATACGCACTAAGCTTTGGATAAAATAGCGAAAGATACAAGCGATCGCCATGAAGAAAATAGTTGTGGAGAGAAAAGATATCATGGTAGGTCAATCCTGGGTGTGAGGAATAATAAAGCTTATGGACTTGGAGTGGCTAACTTGGGAGGCTGAGGGTAAGGCTATCCCCAGCAAGGAAGTGATCAACATGGAAGGCACGATCTTCCGTTTTTAGCAAAATGCTGTCGTAGAGGTAGCGGGTGGCGCGATCGCCCACACTTTCTGCCTGGGTTGATAAGCGACGCAAAAGAGCAATCATCGCCTGTTCGGCAGTGAGATCATTCTCTAGCATTTGGCGGCAGGTAAACGCCCCATCAGGCTCAGGTGTAAAACAACAGAGGTCAGCTAAGGTCGCAAAACTGCCCGCTGGAATGCCGCCAAGACCGTTGAGCCGTTCGGCTAAGTCGTGGGCATGGCTTTGAACATCGCCGTAGCTGTCTTGAAAGAATTCGTGGATCGAGTAGAACTCGGCTCCGTCTACAACAAAATGATGCTTTTGGTACTGCAAGTAGAGAGCCTGAAAGCTAGCGAAGGCTAGGTTAAGTCCTTCGCAAACAGCGATGGTGATGTCAAGTTCAAAACCAACGGGGTTGTTGCCAACGTCGCCAAAGGCGCGAACTAGGTTGTTGAGGGTCGTTTCAGTTGTCGTCATAGGGTGACTCCAGTAGGTGGTTATGAGATATGAAACAGGTCAGTCAATCGTCACGCATCAAACTTGGATTGGATGCATACTATCGGAAACGATAGGCTCCCAAGGGCGATCGCTAGCCTATCCAACCAAGTATGAAAGGTGGCTACAGATAGACCATGGTGAGAGAGGAGAGCTTAAGAACAGATAGGTTAAGAGTAGATAGGTTGATGGCAGATAGGTTGAGGACAGACAGGCTTAGGAGTTGGCCAAGCAGGTGACGCGGGTATGCCAACATCGCTCCAACCAGGTCACGCCTTCCTGGCGAGATAGGGAAAACTGGTGTAGGGTGCTGCGAACAAGTAGTAGGGCTAGGGCATGGTTGACCTCAACTCGTAGGCTGCCATCGGCGGGACAGGCACAGGGAATATTCAGCTCCTGAAGACGATGGTGGATAGACCAGCGATCGCACCGCTGAACTGAGACGGCTTGCCCCCAGTCGGAGGGAGCGGCAAAGGATGGATTCATGAGCTAACCTCCAAGGGGGTTTGAGATGGATGGGTGAGAGTTGATGATTGAAGATGGGACTGAAGATGAGTAAGTTGTGCTTCCAAGGTTTCGATTCGATCCAAAAGCGATCGCAACGATGCGGCATCGGTATCGGGAAGCTGAGCATGGTCTAAGGGCGCGGTTCTAGCATTACCACGGGATACGTGACGGCTGGGAATGCCAACAGCGGTGTAGTGGGCTGGTACAGCCCGTAGGACAACGGCCCCAGCCCCAATCCGGGCATAGTCACCAATGGCGATCGGCCCCAAAATCTTGGCCCCAGCTCCGATCACCACATGGCTACCTACGGTGGGATGGCGTTTACCTATGTCCCGGCCAGTGCCCCCTAGGGTGACACCTTGGTAAATCAAACTATAGTCTCCGACCCTAGCCGTTTCGCCAATTACCACCCCGAGACCGTGGTCGATGAAAACACCCCGGCCTATCTGGGCTCCGGGGTGAATTTCGATCCCTGTTAAGAAACGACTCAGGTGGGCCATGAAGCGAGGCAGGAGACGTAGATTCCGTTGATAAAGCCAGTGGGCTAGGCGATGGGCAGCGATCGCGTGCAAGCCTGGATAGCAACAGAGCACCTCTAGCCAATGGTGTGCTGCTGGGTCACGCTCAAAAATAATGGCAATATCATCGAACAGCGGCAGCGATCGATGGAGTCGAGGTAGGGTGCTCTGGACGTGATGGAGGAAGTGGCGGGGTGAGGAGAAAACCATGGTGCGCTGGGGGCTGTGTTTTCCTGCTTATAGCAACCAGCCTTTTGAAGCTGAGGGCAGGGGTGAAGCATCCAGATTTTAAAGCTATTAGCACTGTACTCAGCCGCTATACCGTAGGCGGGCAAACCGTTTTAGATTTCTTTAAGGACAGGGGACAGGTATTTTCGGGTTGGCGCTTAGGTATTTCCTAGGGGAGGGACGAGCATTGTGTACTCACGGGCAATGCCTAGGCCATTCATGGGTGAGCACGATTTTTAGGCATAGATAAGACGTTGAAATGGTGTACTCATTCGCGGTCTTTTCGTAGCCTACTTAACGTTTTTACTAAAAGAACTGTAGCAGACTATGCAGAAGGTCGTCTAATCTCCTCAGTAATCCGTAATCACGCTTGTCGAATGGCTGAGGAAGGGATGTCTGGGCAAGAAACTCAATGGAGTTCAAGCTGGAATCTCTGAAAAGGGCAGCGATCGCTTGATGGCCCAGCGTTGTTGAAGAGAGAAGCAGTGGCGTTGCTGAATCGCAAGATGATGTGCGCCAACGAACTCTGAGCGAGATGCTCACACGCACTATTCCCAATCAAGGTCGTGCGGGTATCTTGCTCCTCCCCGATTTCATCACTTCATTCAGCAACGCCGAGGCAGTCACAATGCTTGATATGGGGTTTCAGGACGTCTTGTTTAAGGTTCATGTCCTGATGCGGTCATGCCGATGGAGCGATCTCTCGTAAGCGATTTCTAGCCATAGACCTACTCGCAATCATGGTGGTTTACATTGCTTAATGCAGAATAGTTAACTCTGCTACTGTTTGATCTTGTAAATAGAAATGATGGATACAAACGCTAGTTCTTATTTTCTTAACAAGTTCTTGATTCTGTATCAATCGCTGCAAAAAGC from Leptolyngbya sp. CCY15150 harbors:
- a CDS encoding (2Fe-2S) ferredoxin domain-containing protein, coding for MADPNLLPPWMFNLDGTFIDFLGDSPATAKMMRLEVEGEILAIKLRKELRGPWRSHLQAGDRLHCIGRSHWDTKTGVIKLKAYQVLTLPRIQPTIPVTALPANPVPCTPPLPVQHIKLQVCRKSGCQKRGGQEMVTALKQALRDRNLHHQVEIQYTGCQKRCSDAPTLTVMPGRHRYNRVKIPRLSALLDRHLNPTSSKVQERS
- the cysE gene encoding serine O-acetyltransferase, coding for MVFSSPRHFLHHVQSTLPRLHRSLPLFDDIAIIFERDPAAHHWLEVLCCYPGLHAIAAHRLAHWLYQRNLRLLPRFMAHLSRFLTGIEIHPGAQIGRGVFIDHGLGVVIGETARVGDYSLIYQGVTLGGTGRDIGKRHPTVGSHVVIGAGAKILGPIAIGDYARIGAGAVVLRAVPAHYTAVGIPSRHVSRGNARTAPLDHAQLPDTDAASLRSLLDRIETLEAQLTHLQSHLQSSTLTHPSQTPLEVSS
- the nifT gene encoding putative nitrogen fixation protein NifT gives rise to the protein MKVMLRTNAAGKLLVYVAKKDLEEEVIAQRQEENTQRLTLSNGWELSISGLSEPITTPQTVEARKLN
- a CDS encoding DNA starvation/stationary phase protection protein — protein: MTTTETTLNNLVRAFGDVGNNPVGFELDITIAVCEGLNLAFASFQALYLQYQKHHFVVDGAEFYSIHEFFQDSYGDVQSHAHDLAERLNGLGGIPAGSFATLADLCCFTPEPDGAFTCRQMLENDLTAEQAMIALLRRLSTQAESVGDRATRYLYDSILLKTEDRAFHVDHFLAGDSLTLSLPS
- a CDS encoding helix-turn-helix domain-containing protein — translated: MTYAVKASCIACDQCHSSCPNGAVKTTDAGYWIDPTLCDRCPDVDTPRCVDVCAVSSVTPLPAKKGRNRSTLLPAAIHEIFLNGKTTPFASSMVVWEASNILAQRESLSWYADDHDHLCYQRSIHRGQGNIQFRLSSNPELPDSPPMAYSLGTAALGNFDIRAVCIHLIFAAYATTLNCPWETPFILNDQHIEQYLGLHKRKDLTKLAKLTLIKDLVYQACQLLVTLDWPRQGKVPGFSIPEQPVWQLLDTQYYFDIDDQGYRHLIGLGFSIQTGDWAKHFLNKQDYRKQTAFYQYGTLPQSLLTEVMGNWQQHEGAVRLLLWLVFKLRLGGDHRVTVRTLLRIAYGNQRLSDAMTIRGAHKRLLKTFESDLEAIYHYGLKPQFDPDTYGSDIQPLWARVADIPDDADDALEFWTNDANQALSLTDIAPRNKWQRLLNARILGFELSEEWQQSLRRPRTKHRRQSKSSTVHAHPLSSHVIKAARQQLNLSQRALAERLGKSQSWIRDVENGRFKISSSDQTRLRQTLNLV
- a CDS encoding Asr1405/Asl0597 family protein; protein product: MNPSFAAPSDWGQAVSVQRCDRWSIHHRLQELNIPCACPADGSLRVEVNHALALLLVRSTLHQFSLSRQEGVTWLERCWHTRVTCLANS